Sequence from the Fulvivirga ligni genome:
AATGGCTTTATTTACAGCGGCCACGATAAGATCTTGCATTACCTCTTTGTCATCAGGCTTCAGTAGATCATTATCAATGTCCAGTCCGATAAGTTCTTTCTTTCCGTTAACAGTAGCTTTAACCATACCTGCGCCGGACTCACCCTCGGCTCTTAAGTGGACTAAATTTTCTTGGGCTTCTTTGATTTTGGCTTGCACTTCTTTCATTTTGCCCATCATCTTCATCATGTCAAACATAGCTTCTCTTTTTAAGGGTTTATGTTAAAACTGTTATTTGTAAAATCGTATTGTAAAAAATAAAGTTGCAAAAATGGGCTGGTTCATTAGAATAACCAAGTAATTGGAGCTTTTTGCATGAATTACTTTCTGATCAGCATTATGGTGCCGGTCTTTTTGATATCTCTGCCCGCCATATCTGTCATTTCTGCAATGAAAGCGTAGGTGCCCAGTGGCAGTTCTTTCCCATTTAAGGTGCCGTTCCAGGCTTCATTCATATCTTCAGTTGCAAATATGAGTTCACCCCAGCGGTTATAGATTTTTAAGGCAAAACTGGTGATGTATTTTCCGTTGATTTCGAAGGTGTCGTTGGTACCATTGTTATCTGGGCTGAAGGCATTGGGGTAGTAAATATTATTAGGCTTTATGAGAGTGATAGTGTTCGAAATACTGCTTTCTACATTGTCATTAGCTTGGGCTATTATCCTGTAAATTACCACTTGCTCATTATCATTGTCATCAGGGCCTTGATAGGAAATGTTATTGCCAGCATCTATAGTAGTAACTGGTGATCCAGGATAGTTTTTCTCAATAATGTAGCTGGAAATGCCATTAACATACCCTGTATAATCTGACCACTGCAGGTTCACGGTGTTGTCATTATTGAAATTACCAGTAAGAAGAATAGAGCAAGCGCTGGTGCTCTGGCTGCTTGAATTGCCACACTCATCAGTAGAGCCTATTTGGTAGCAATAGGATGCTTCTGAGGTAAGTAGCTCACTGTCAGTATAGGTAGGTGAGGGGCTGCTGCCAATGATTTCAAATCGGGTGTCGTTTCTTCGTTGAATGGTATATTCTCCGCTGCCTTCTACCTCAGGCCAGCTAAGAATGATGTCTGATCCATTAACTACGGTGCTGATGTCCTGAATTCGATCGGGAGGGGTGTTACTAAAAGCAGTTCCACATCTAGTAAGTGATCTGCTGGTAAATCCACCAGAGTAATTGGCCTGGATGGTGTAACAATAATCAACCCCACAGTTAATATCGATATCATTGTATGATCTGGTAACAGAGGCAAATGTCTGGGAAGAAGAATTGCCTTGAGATTCTTTTTCTAAAGTAAAATTAACAGATGGGTTGGCGGTTTTCCAGTTAAGCTTGTTGGCGTCGCTAACATTGGTCAAATCGAGCACTATACTGCATATTTCATTAGAGTTGGCAGTGGTATACGTGTCATCACAAATATTATATGGCCTCACCATAAAGCAATAGAAATTGTCTTTAAAATTGAGACCCGCATTAATCACCTGAGTTTCAATATTGTAAATGTGGTCACCATACCTTTGCCAACTACCGGAGTTATTAGGCTTAATATAAAGCTGATACAGTATGTCAAGCGGAAGTTTATATCTCAGCTCGATAGAAGACTCGTCTATTATTTGGAGGTCGGCTATGGTTCCTTCAGGCAGCTGGGAGTTAATAGGATTGACAGATTTAGTATTTGAGGAGCAATTATCGAAGGCACTGTTATTTAAGCCTCTGACACTTATATTTCTTATTGTATTGTTACTATATGAATAACTGGCATTAGCAGCATTTGCAGGTACCTGTATAACAGAGGTTGGCCCTGCTCCGAAGTTGATAACATATTTATCAAATCGATTATCAGTAACTTTGACTTCCACTTGATTGTTGCTGCATTTGTAAATGTCGAATTCAGGAGGTTCAGGATCTGAGATTTCTATGTCTATGTAATCCAGGCCATCTCCGGGATAAAATACACCTATTCGATAGTTTCCTGGTTCGGTATAAGTATGGGGATTAGTATCACCTTCTGATGTATCATCAGGATCATATTCGAAATAAACGGTACAATCGTTCTGAGTGGGACAAGGTTTTATGAAGTTAATCGTGACCGTAGTTCCTGGGCAACCTCCTATATAATCGACTTCAAAAAAGCCCTGAGTAGAGGAGTGTTGAGCCTTTCCTATGAATGATATAGTGCTAAGCAGAAATATTGAAATATAAAAAAGGGCCTTTTTCAAATTATAAGATTACGTTTTTCAAAAACTTCTCAGCTTTAGCCATGTCTTCATAAAGCACTCTGTCATCTTCAATAAACGGAACTTCCTCTCTAAAATTGCTCAACAAATCTTCCAGATATCCTGAAGTTTTTAAAGGTCTTCTAAACTCAATGGCCTGAGCTGCAGTGATTAATTCAACACCTAATATACGATATAAGTTGTTTACCACCTTAAAAGTTTTCGTCGCTGCGTTGGCACCCATACTTACGTGGTCCTCCTGTCCGTTAGATGACACTATGGAGTCTACAGATGAAGGTGTGCAATACTGTTTGTTTTGGCTGGCCAATGATGCCGCGGTATATTGTGGTATCATCAAACCGGAGTTAATGCCCGGGTTGGCTACCAGATAATTAGGCAGATCTCTTGATCCTGAGATCAGTTGAAAAGTTCTTCTTTCCGAGATGCTTCCTAACTCAGCCAGAGCCATGCTTAAAAAGTCTAACGGTAAGGCCAATGGCTGTCCATGGAAATTGCCTGCGCTAATGATTTGATCTTCATCAGGGAATACATTTGGGTTATCTGTAACGCCGTTGATTTCAGTAAGGAAAATATCTCTTACATAAAATATGGCATCGGCACTGGCGCCATGCACTTGCGGAATACACCTAAATGAATAAGGATCCTGAACATGCTTTTTAGCCTGAGTAATGATTTCGCTGCCCTCCAGAAGTTCTCTGAATTTTTGAGCCACTAAAATTTGGCCTTTTTGTGGTCTTATCTGATGGACTTTAGCGTCAAAAGGTTCGATGCGTCCGTCAAAAGCATCTAGGGAGATGGCTCCTATGATATTGGCCAAGTCAAATAGCCTTTCAGCATTAATTAATGACCAAATGCCGAAGGCGCTCATTAACTGGGTGCCATTTAATAAAGCCAAACCTTCTTTCGCTTTAAATTTAATAGGTTCAAAGCCTAGCTTTTGGTTCAGAGCTTTACCCGATAGTCTTTCACCTTTATAATATACCTCACCCAACCCAATTAGTGGGAGAGATAGGTGAGCCAATGGAGCCAAATCTCCACTTGCGCCCAAAGAGCCCATTTCATAAACTACAGGGTATACACCGTGATTGAAATAATCAATTAGACGATTTACCGTGGTGAGCTGTACCCCCGAATGGCCATAAGCTAATGACTGCACCTTTAATAGGAGCATTAGCTTAACTATTTCCTGCTGCACTTCATCTCCGGTGCCGCAGGCATGTGATTTCACCAGGTTTTCCTGTAAGATGCTAAGATCTTCCTTGGGAATGTTTTTATTGTATAATGAACCAAAGCCTGTGTTAATTCCATACACAGGCTCTGATGATGATGCTATTTTATGATCAAGATATTCTCGGCATTTAATGATCTTCTTCTCAGCAGAAGGAGAAAGCGCCAAAGAATAGTTGTTATTTATGATTTCCTGGATGTCCTCCAGTGATAGTGGTTCGTCTGAGATGTAATGAATTTTACCCATTCGCCTTTATCTTTTCTATAATCCCCTCAATGGTTAATTTTTCTTCTTCACCTGAAGTCATATTCTTAAATGTTAGCTGTCCTGAATTCATTTCATCAGAACCGATAACTATGGTGTAAGCAATATTCTTCTTGTCAGCATAACCAAACTGCTTTTTCAGCTTAGCTTTCTCAGGATAAATTTCTGATTTTATATCTGCTCTTCTCAGCTTGTTGAGTACTGATAAGCCATATTTTCTGGTATCATCATCAAAGTGAATGATCAAAGCCTCAGTAGAGGTAGTGGCATTTTTCGGGAAAAGATCAAGCTCTTCCAGCACATCGTAGATACGGTCTACTCCAAATGAAAAGCCCACCCCAGAAAGATCTTTCAATCCAAATACGCCGGTAAGGTCATCATATCTTCCACCACCGCTTACGCTACCGATGCTCACATTGTTTACCTTTACTTCAAAGATAGCTCCTGTGTAATAGCTTAAACCTCTGGCAAGTGATACATCAAAGTCAATGTGATTTTCTTTTAGATCAAATGATTTTAATATCTCCAGAATCTCCTCCATGTCAGCCAGTCCACTAAGACCGCTTTCAGAATCAGCGAAGATAGTTTTCAGCTGAGCGACTTTTTCTTCAGTGCTACCTGATAGTTCTAAAATTGGAACTGATTTTTTGGCAGCCTCTTCAGAAATGCCACGATCTACCATTTCTTTGAGCACCTGCTCTAGCCCTACTTTATCAAGTTTATCTATAGCAACGCAAAACTCACTTTCCTTCCCAGCGGCGCCAATAGCTTCTGTTACACCTTTAAGAATTTGTCGGTGGTTTATCTTTATGTCATAATCTGTAATACCCAGCTGAGCAAACACTTCGTTGATCATAAGTATGATCTCAGCCTCACAAATCAATGATTTCGTGCCCACCACATCAGCATCGCATTGATAAAATTCTCTATATCGGCCTCTTTGAGGTCTATCTGCTCTCCAAACAGGCTGTATTTGATACCTTTTAAAGGGCAGAGCAATATCATGCTGATTCATCACCACGTATCTGGCAAAGGGAACAGTAAGGTCATACCTTAGGCCTTTCTCTGAAATTTTAGGTAACAAAGCTTTGCTTCCACCTGAAATGTCAGCCTCATCGGCTTTAGATAAATAGTCACCAGAATTTAAAACTTTGAATAAAAGCTGATCTCCTTCATCTCCATACTTACCAGTGAGTACTGATAAGTTTTCCATAGTAGGTGTTTCTAATGGCATAAAACCATACTTTTCAAATACACTTTTTATAGCTTTGAAGATGAAGTTTCTTTTGGCCATTTGCTCTGGTCCAAAATCTCTCGTTCCTTTAGGTATAGTAGGCTTTTGACTCATGGCCGCAAAACTACAAAAAACCGGACAATTGCACCCTGATTATTCATAAGAGGTGAATTGCAAAAGAGATGAAAATATTTTAGGAACTATATTTTAATATTTGATCTATTCTGCTAACTTTGCAACCTCTTTGACAAAAATATATCGGAAATGGCAGTTACTAGACTTAAAAGAAAAGCGAAAAGAAATAAAGTAAGATCTAAAGTTAGAGTAGAGACTATACAAAGATTGAACACTAAGCCTGTTATCAAGAGTGTAGATGTAGAGCAAATTAAAGAAGAGTTCGCTAAAGACTCTAAAGGTTCTAAAACTGCTAAGAAAGAAACTAAGGCTAAGAAAGAAGAGCCTAAGGCTGAAAAAGAAGATTAATTTCTACTAACAATATTTTAAAAGGCTACCTTATTAATTGAGGTAGCCTTTTTTGCGTTTCATTGGATTTTACCTTTCTTGCCGAGCTCTATGGCTTGCATGTTCTTCACTTCCTTTCCTTCTATATCAAAGCGCATAATGGTTTTGATTTTGTGGAAGCCCTGAATACCAGCGGCTCCCGGGTTTATAAAAATCAGATTATTTAATTTAGGATCACGCATTACTTTTAAAATGTGAGAATGACCACAAATGAATATGTCTGGTGGATCAGCCTGAAGTAATGGCCTCATGTGTGGGTTGTATCTTGGCGGATAGCCACCAATGTGGGTGATCCATACGTTAAGCTCTTCACATTTAAACTTCTGATGTTCCGGGCAAACCGATGTAATCTCCTTATCATCAATATTTCCATATACTGCCTTCACAGGTTTGAAGTCTTGCAGCGGTTGTAATACGCCACTCCCAATATCTCCCGCATGCCATATTTCATCACACTCCTCAAAGTAGTCGAATACCTTGGGGTCCAGATGACTATGGGTATCCGATATTAATCCTATTCTCATTTATAATGGTTTTATGATAGCTGCCCAACCGCCGTCGGCTGCCATCTTAATCTCTATTTTGTCTTTGTTAGTTATTTTTTGGTTACTCTTTTTGTAATCTTCAGCAAACTTATGGGCATTGGCTCCATCTTCCATAATTTCAATGGTGTAATTACCTTCTGGCAAAAAGGAAAGATCTAAAATATAGTCCTTAGCGTTGGCAGCAGTCATGGCACCAACGTACCAGTTGCTTCCTTTTCTACGTGCCATTATAACATGATCCGCTATTTTACCTGATAAAGCGATGGTTTCATCCCAGGTGGTAGGGATTTGAGCAATAAAATCGGTGGTTTCCTCTTCCTGGTAGTATCTGGAAGGTGATTCGCAGAGCATCTGTAAAGGACTTTCATATATCACATACATAGCCACCTGATGACATCTGGTACCAAGGCTCATGGGTCTTGAAAAAGATATGTTGTAATTGATTTTATGGGTGTTTACCATAGAGCCTGGAGTAAAATCCATTGGGCCGGGCACCATTCTGGTAAAGGGTAGGGTCACGGTGTGTTCAGGAGTTATCAGGTCGCTCCATTTATTGTTTTCATTGCCTTTTACACCCTCATAGGAAAGTAAATTTGGATAAGCTCTGCGCAGACCAGATGGCTTAAATGCACCATGATAATCTACCAGTAGATGATGGGCCGCAGCCATTTTAGCGATGCGCTCGTAATAATTAACCATGTATTGGTCAGATCGCTGCATAAAGTCTACTTTGATGCCTTTCACACCCCAGTCCTCATATTGCTGCAATAATGTCTCTGCATCTTTATCTAATGGTTTCCATAGCGCCCATAGTATAATGCCAACGTTCTTGTTTTTGCCATATTTCACCAGTTCCGCCACATCAATGGCTTCTGTAGGTTCTGCAATATTGGTGGTAGATTTAGACCAACCTTCATCCAAAATGACATACTCTATGCCATATTTGGAAGCAAAATCAATGTAGTATTTGTAAGTGTCATTGTTAATGCCGGATTTAAAATCTACTCCATAGATGTTATTATCATTATACCAGTCCCAGGCTACTTTTCCGGGCTTTATCCAGGTTGGATCCTTTATTTGATTAGGTCGGGAAAGCTGATATACGAGCTGATTGGTTAAGAGATCTTTGTCATTTTCAGCTATAGCTAAAACTCTCCAGGGGAAATTCCTAGCACCTTTAGTCTTAGCAATATAATCAGCGTATTCTAATATCTCATTTCTGTCTCCACCTTGTTCTGTAGGAGTAGCCTTAGTTACATATTTAGGGTTTTTCGCTTCAAAAATACCATTGTCGGTTTTTGTGAGATAAAGGCCTGGATAGTCATATAGATCAGCTTCGGTAAATAATGCGCTGATGCCATCATTTTGAAATAACACCGGCAGTGAGCAAAACTTGTCTTTTTTGATTTCGCTAACCTTCACCTTCTCATAGCTTCTTTCATTGTGAGATATAATGCTCTCTTCTTCAGGGAAATAGCTGATGGTGCTCTCTGGAAATTGTAATGAGATAATTTCAGAGTCTACTATGATTTCTTTATTCTGGGTGCTGATGAAGCGATAAGCCGCACCATTATCATAAGCTCTAAATTCAATGTTGAATTTGTGAGAAAACTCTAGCAACAGCGAGTTATAATGGTCGTCAATAGATGACGTTTTTAAAGCCACTACCGGCGTGATTTTATTTTGTATGGCTTCAGTTTTCTGCTTTTTAATCTTACTAAAGCTGAGAGGTTTCCCATTGATGGTCAGTCCAATATCGCTGGGATCAAGTAAGGTTTTGTCTTTAAAGGTTACAGACCATTGAAGGTTTTCATTAGAGGTAATGTGAATGGTGACATTTCCATCCGGTGATTTGAGTTCTTGCCCATGGCTTGAAAGAGCATAACATACTAATAACAGCAGGAGTATGTAAGATTTTTTGATAATCTGATGTGTAGGGGCGAGTTTGTTCATGGTTTAGATTCATTAGGTGTAAACAATTTTCCTTAATCTTGCGTAGATATCAAAGCTTACTTCAGCTAGAAAATCATTTTCTGATATAAAGTAGGCGAATATTATAATCAAAAAGCTACAAAATGTCTCTTACACCATCAAATATGCTGCCTTTAGGTACGGTGGCTCCGCAGTTTAAACTCTATGATGCTATTTCTGAAAGAACAGTGTCTTTAGATGAAATTAAATCTGATGTGGCCACAGTGGTGATGTTTATCTGTAACCATTGCCCATATGTGAAGCATATTCAATCAGAGCTGGTAAAAATGGCAGAAGACTACATTCCTGACGGTGTGCAGTTTGTGGCTATTAGTTCTAACGATGTAGAGAATTACCCGGAGGACTCACCAGAGTTAATGAAAACAGAAGCCCGCAAATGGGGTTATCCTTTTCCTTACTTATATGATGAAACACAGTCAGTAGCAAGGTCTTATGATGCGGCCTGCACCCCAGACTTTTATGTTTTCGATGGACATATGCAGCTTGTATACCGTGGCCAGCTTGATGATTCCAGGCCAGGTAATGAGAAAGAGCTAACCGGTAGAGACTTAAGAAATACACTGGATGATATTATCAAAGGTAATCCTGTTTCGGAAGATCAAAGGCCGAGCCAGGGGTGTAATATCAAATGGAAAAAGTAACATCCTAAAAGCCGAAAACATAGTAGTTACGTATGTGTTTTAAAACCATATGCGTAATTACATGTACATATTTATAACCATATTTCTTTTGTTCGCTTGTGCAACTGACGATAACAACATGCCTGTAAATCAGCCTTCTACACCAAACAATCCTACTGATAGTCCTGATAATACTGTAGGTCAGTATTCTTTCCTTGCTTTGGGGGATTCATATACGATTGGTGAGAGTGTAGATGAAGCTGAGAGATGGCCTGTACAGTTGGCCAGTAGAATAAACAGTGGTGGATATGGTTTTACGCTTAAAGATCCAAAAATAATAGCTCGCACAGGATGGACCACCAAAGAGCTCAAGTCTGGTATTGCTTCTACAAATATTGATCAGGATTATGATTTGGTATCTTTATTAATTGGTGTGAATAATCAGTATAGAGGGCAGAGTGTAGAGACATATAAACCTGAATTTCAGGAGCTTTTAAATATGGCTATTGAATTTGCGGGGGGCAATAAGGAGCATGTGATTGTGCTATCAATACCTGATTATGGTTATACTCCCTTTGGTGCAGATAGAAAAGAAACCATAAGTAAGGAGATTGATGAATACAATGCCGCTAATAAGCAAATTACGGATGAGCTAGGTGTCAAGTATTACAATATTACTGACATTTCTCGTTCAGGAGGTGAATCCTTAGTAGCATCAGATGGGCTGCATCCTTCAGGTAAACAATACAGTGAATGGGTAGCCAAGATCCTGGCTGACTCAAACTTCATTAACACCTACAAATAAATATCTTTCACAATCCTTTTTAAAAGGCCTTTTCTGGCTAATAATTCTTTAATTTAAAAAAATATCAGCTTAGGCTGTAACCATTTTCAAATACCTCAGTTTCCCTGCCTGAATAGAGAAACGAAAAAAGAATTATTGATTGGAGTCGATTTCCGATAATGCATTGATGCTAAAAGTACAGGAGGGTGATCTCGATAAATTGGGGTTGCTATTTGAACGCTATAAAAAGGTTCTGTTCGGGTTCTTTTTTAATATGAACCACGATATGAGCCTTAGCGAAGACCTCGTGCAAAACGTTTTCGTACGGATTCTCAAATATAAGCATGGCTTTAAAGCTACAGGTGAGTTTAAGGTGTGGATGTTTCATATCGCAAGAAATGTGAATATAGACAACTTCAGAAAAAACAAATTCAAACATAGCGATTCACTCGACTCGTGGGAAGATCAGGTGTTGGATGAAGCCGGTAACCAAGAGATGGAAATGACTAAAATTGATGAGATGAGTCTCCTTGAAAAAGCATTGATCAAAATGGAGCCTGAAAAGAGAGAAGTCATCACACTTTCCAAAATAGATGGGTTGAAATATAAGCAGATCGGGGAGTTACTAAACTGCTCAGAAGGGGCGGTAAAGGTGAAGGTTTTTAGAGCGCTTCAAGATTTGAAAGAAAAATATATGCTCCTGGAGCAACGGCTATAATATTCTTAAATATGGAAGCTAAAGATTTAATTGAAAAATATAACACTGTAGGGCTCAATGCTGAAGAGATGAGGCGGATGGAGGATCTACTGGCCAGCGGAGCTATTGATTTAGATGATTTGAATGTAATCAATGAATTCAATCATAAGCTCGATGGTCTTGAAATACCTGGTCCCTCTGAGGGCATGTCAGACGGGTTTTACGCTATGCTTGCCCAGGAAAAGAAGCAATCTAAAGCTTCTGGTTCATTTGATTTGGTGCGGTGGTTTACAGTTAAACCAGCATTCAGATGGGCATATAGTTTTGGATTAGTTTTAGTCGGAGTGCTAGGAGGGTACTTTGTGAGTAGGCAACCAACTGACAATCAGCAGCTTGATCAGTTGACTTCTGAGGTGGCAGATATGAAGGAG
This genomic interval carries:
- a CDS encoding YbaB/EbfC family nucleoid-associated protein, encoding MFDMMKMMGKMKEVQAKIKEAQENLVHLRAEGESGAGMVKATVNGKKELIGLDIDNDLLKPDDKEVMQDLIVAAVNKAIQEMDVKAKEEIKKSTDGMLPNIPGLDLSGII
- a CDS encoding gliding motility-associated C-terminal domain-containing protein: MKKALFYISIFLLSTISFIGKAQHSSTQGFFEVDYIGGCPGTTVTINFIKPCPTQNDCTVYFEYDPDDTSEGDTNPHTYTEPGNYRIGVFYPGDGLDYIDIEISDPEPPEFDIYKCSNNQVEVKVTDNRFDKYVINFGAGPTSVIQVPANAANASYSYSNNTIRNISVRGLNNSAFDNCSSNTKSVNPINSQLPEGTIADLQIIDESSIELRYKLPLDILYQLYIKPNNSGSWQRYGDHIYNIETQVINAGLNFKDNFYCFMVRPYNICDDTYTTANSNEICSIVLDLTNVSDANKLNWKTANPSVNFTLEKESQGNSSSQTFASVTRSYNDIDINCGVDYCYTIQANYSGGFTSRSLTRCGTAFSNTPPDRIQDISTVVNGSDIILSWPEVEGSGEYTIQRRNDTRFEIIGSSPSPTYTDSELLTSEASYCYQIGSTDECGNSSSQSTSACSILLTGNFNNDNTVNLQWSDYTGYVNGISSYIIEKNYPGSPVTTIDAGNNISYQGPDDNDNEQVVIYRIIAQANDNVESSISNTITLIKPNNIYYPNAFSPDNNGTNDTFEINGKYITSFALKIYNRWGELIFATEDMNEAWNGTLNGKELPLGTYAFIAEMTDMAGRDIKKTGTIMLIRK
- the hutH gene encoding histidine ammonia-lyase encodes the protein MGKIHYISDEPLSLEDIQEIINNNYSLALSPSAEKKIIKCREYLDHKIASSSEPVYGINTGFGSLYNKNIPKEDLSILQENLVKSHACGTGDEVQQEIVKLMLLLKVQSLAYGHSGVQLTTVNRLIDYFNHGVYPVVYEMGSLGASGDLAPLAHLSLPLIGLGEVYYKGERLSGKALNQKLGFEPIKFKAKEGLALLNGTQLMSAFGIWSLINAERLFDLANIIGAISLDAFDGRIEPFDAKVHQIRPQKGQILVAQKFRELLEGSEIITQAKKHVQDPYSFRCIPQVHGASADAIFYVRDIFLTEINGVTDNPNVFPDEDQIISAGNFHGQPLALPLDFLSMALAELGSISERRTFQLISGSRDLPNYLVANPGINSGLMIPQYTAASLASQNKQYCTPSSVDSIVSSNGQEDHVSMGANAATKTFKVVNNLYRILGVELITAAQAIEFRRPLKTSGYLEDLLSNFREEVPFIEDDRVLYEDMAKAEKFLKNVIL
- the hisS gene encoding histidine--tRNA ligase — protein: MSQKPTIPKGTRDFGPEQMAKRNFIFKAIKSVFEKYGFMPLETPTMENLSVLTGKYGDEGDQLLFKVLNSGDYLSKADEADISGGSKALLPKISEKGLRYDLTVPFARYVVMNQHDIALPFKRYQIQPVWRADRPQRGRYREFYQCDADVVGTKSLICEAEIILMINEVFAQLGITDYDIKINHRQILKGVTEAIGAAGKESEFCVAIDKLDKVGLEQVLKEMVDRGISEEAAKKSVPILELSGSTEEKVAQLKTIFADSESGLSGLADMEEILEILKSFDLKENHIDFDVSLARGLSYYTGAIFEVKVNNVSIGSVSGGGRYDDLTGVFGLKDLSGVGFSFGVDRIYDVLEELDLFPKNATTSTEALIIHFDDDTRKYGLSVLNKLRRADIKSEIYPEKAKLKKQFGYADKKNIAYTIVIGSDEMNSGQLTFKNMTSGEEEKLTIEGIIEKIKANG
- a CDS encoding metallophosphoesterase family protein, with amino-acid sequence MRIGLISDTHSHLDPKVFDYFEECDEIWHAGDIGSGVLQPLQDFKPVKAVYGNIDDKEITSVCPEHQKFKCEELNVWITHIGGYPPRYNPHMRPLLQADPPDIFICGHSHILKVMRDPKLNNLIFINPGAAGIQGFHKIKTIMRFDIEGKEVKNMQAIELGKKGKIQ
- a CDS encoding glycoside hydrolase family 97 protein; the protein is MNKLAPTHQIIKKSYILLLLLVCYALSSHGQELKSPDGNVTIHITSNENLQWSVTFKDKTLLDPSDIGLTINGKPLSFSKIKKQKTEAIQNKITPVVALKTSSIDDHYNSLLLEFSHKFNIEFRAYDNGAAYRFISTQNKEIIVDSEIISLQFPESTISYFPEEESIISHNERSYEKVKVSEIKKDKFCSLPVLFQNDGISALFTEADLYDYPGLYLTKTDNGIFEAKNPKYVTKATPTEQGGDRNEILEYADYIAKTKGARNFPWRVLAIAENDKDLLTNQLVYQLSRPNQIKDPTWIKPGKVAWDWYNDNNIYGVDFKSGINNDTYKYYIDFASKYGIEYVILDEGWSKSTTNIAEPTEAIDVAELVKYGKNKNVGIILWALWKPLDKDAETLLQQYEDWGVKGIKVDFMQRSDQYMVNYYERIAKMAAAHHLLVDYHGAFKPSGLRRAYPNLLSYEGVKGNENNKWSDLITPEHTVTLPFTRMVPGPMDFTPGSMVNTHKINYNISFSRPMSLGTRCHQVAMYVIYESPLQMLCESPSRYYQEEETTDFIAQIPTTWDETIALSGKIADHVIMARRKGSNWYVGAMTAANAKDYILDLSFLPEGNYTIEIMEDGANAHKFAEDYKKSNQKITNKDKIEIKMAADGGWAAIIKPL
- a CDS encoding thioredoxin family protein → MSLTPSNMLPLGTVAPQFKLYDAISERTVSLDEIKSDVATVVMFICNHCPYVKHIQSELVKMAEDYIPDGVQFVAISSNDVENYPEDSPELMKTEARKWGYPFPYLYDETQSVARSYDAACTPDFYVFDGHMQLVYRGQLDDSRPGNEKELTGRDLRNTLDDIIKGNPVSEDQRPSQGCNIKWKK
- a CDS encoding SGNH/GDSL hydrolase family protein, with protein sequence MYIFITIFLLFACATDDNNMPVNQPSTPNNPTDSPDNTVGQYSFLALGDSYTIGESVDEAERWPVQLASRINSGGYGFTLKDPKIIARTGWTTKELKSGIASTNIDQDYDLVSLLIGVNNQYRGQSVETYKPEFQELLNMAIEFAGGNKEHVIVLSIPDYGYTPFGADRKETISKEIDEYNAANKQITDELGVKYYNITDISRSGGESLVASDGLHPSGKQYSEWVAKILADSNFINTYK
- a CDS encoding RNA polymerase sigma factor, producing the protein MESISDNALMLKVQEGDLDKLGLLFERYKKVLFGFFFNMNHDMSLSEDLVQNVFVRILKYKHGFKATGEFKVWMFHIARNVNIDNFRKNKFKHSDSLDSWEDQVLDEAGNQEMEMTKIDEMSLLEKALIKMEPEKREVITLSKIDGLKYKQIGELLNCSEGAVKVKVFRALQDLKEKYMLLEQRL
- a CDS encoding HEAT repeat domain-containing protein is translated as MEAKDLIEKYNTVGLNAEEMRRMEDLLASGAIDLDDLNVINEFNHKLDGLEIPGPSEGMSDGFYAMLAQEKKQSKASGSFDLVRWFTVKPAFRWAYSFGLVLVGVLGGYFVSRQPTDNQQLDQLTSEVADMKEMMMLTLIDKESTSDRLKAVNLTSEMTNVSQKVTDALLNTLVKDDNVNVRLAAIDALYPYASNPEVRKGIIRSIAKQESPMVQVALAEMMVRLQVKGSVKELENLAGKETTPPEVKEKLKESIDILI